A region of Haladaptatus caseinilyticus DNA encodes the following proteins:
- a CDS encoding TrmB family transcriptional regulator, with amino-acid sequence MSDSQPEVYECECFVALMRLPHGTAKDISEIADVPRTRVYDAVEQLQAYDLVHMQHASPQQYRAVPIDVATQILQHRFDVRITELYDLLESLTPVDIEPHDMPTVWPLSTAKTITT; translated from the coding sequence GTGTCTGATTCTCAGCCAGAGGTTTATGAATGTGAGTGCTTCGTCGCACTCATGCGCCTCCCACACGGGACCGCCAAAGACATCAGCGAGATTGCGGACGTCCCCCGAACGCGCGTCTATGACGCGGTCGAACAGCTCCAAGCATATGACCTTGTGCATATGCAACACGCCAGCCCTCAGCAGTATCGTGCAGTGCCGATCGACGTCGCGACCCAGATTCTGCAGCACCGCTTCGACGTCCGCATCACCGAACTCTACGACCTCCTCGAGAGCCTTACTCCCGTCGATATCGAACCTCATGACATGCCCACCGTGTGGCCACTCTCCACTGCAAAGACGATCACGACGTGA
- a CDS encoding sulfite exporter TauE/SafE family protein: MAAIAGLTLPTVFVLVIVSLAGGMGITAVGPGGVFVTAALYALLDIPPGTIAGTASATFVATGLLGTATYLRSGELGDRERTVAAGLLSLGGIVGALVGVRLNAMVSGQLFGHLLGVFLTLSGVVVWYRARTTTDEQRKLNPATWSGWAAITVIGFTVGVPGGLLGVGGPVIAVPLLVAAGIPMLLAVALAQVQSVFLAAGATAGYVAQDAVSWPLAVLVGVPELIGVVAGWRFAQHIDPSRLKLGLAVLLVGLGPYLALS; the protein is encoded by the coding sequence ATGGCTGCAATCGCCGGCCTCACACTTCCAACCGTGTTCGTTTTGGTTATCGTCTCTCTCGCGGGTGGAATGGGAATTACCGCAGTCGGTCCCGGTGGCGTTTTCGTCACAGCAGCGCTGTACGCCCTACTGGATATCCCACCTGGCACCATCGCGGGTACAGCCAGCGCGACCTTCGTCGCCACGGGGCTACTCGGAACCGCCACCTATCTCCGTTCTGGCGAACTCGGCGACCGCGAGCGAACCGTCGCAGCCGGACTACTCAGCCTTGGGGGGATTGTTGGTGCACTCGTCGGTGTCCGTCTCAACGCTATGGTCTCCGGGCAACTGTTCGGTCATCTACTTGGCGTGTTCCTCACGCTTTCCGGCGTGGTCGTCTGGTACCGCGCCCGAACAACCACGGACGAGCAGCGCAAGCTCAATCCCGCTACTTGGTCGGGATGGGCCGCAATCACGGTCATCGGATTCACTGTGGGCGTCCCTGGCGGTCTGTTGGGCGTCGGCGGTCCCGTCATCGCCGTGCCGTTGCTAGTGGCCGCGGGTATTCCGATGTTACTCGCCGTGGCTCTCGCACAGGTTCAGTCGGTTTTCCTCGCGGCCGGGGCCACCGCCGGCTACGTTGCCCAGGATGCCGTTTCGTGGCCACTGGCCGTGCTGGTAGGCGTCCCAGAACTCATCGGCGTGGTTGCTGGCTGGCGCTTCGCACAGCATATCGATCCTTCCCGGCTCAAGCTCGGACTTGCGGTCCTGCTTGTCGGTCTTGGCCCGTACCTTGCGCTGTCGTAG
- a CDS encoding NRAMP family divalent metal transporter, with protein sequence MSLDFNTYDNLRSIFSVKNMVSDFFRKYGLAFVMVASYFGSGSIFIASSAGVRYGYSLLWAVIGAVLLGYMAQDMSARLGIFGQSLATFAREKLGRTASTVLMILLSIGCVAWTLELTAAVGKGIVVLLGLQAIGWAPFAYLTGVAAIVVGILGYDWVEKIMVAMMFALLGSYVLVASVSSPDIVAAATGVVPVLGGLDGMVLAISILGTTALWPNFFLESELVEEKGWSGADAVPNMRRDLAIGYTVGGITTIAIVVAAAAVLRPAGYEQLETFLTPGKAMATVLGEWAMVVFLVGTLAAAFNSIIPIMWAPAYMIRETLGGEYANSRRTFLVIYVAGVALGSLSPFIHQYLGLSVIDMIILFPAYNAVIGLPITVALLFWAVNDPDVMGDHTNGWLLNILNTALILVAAYSVYSAGGLVIETIFTGGLAG encoded by the coding sequence ATGAGTCTTGACTTCAACACATACGACAATCTTCGCTCGATATTCAGCGTCAAAAACATGGTAAGCGATTTCTTCCGGAAGTACGGGCTGGCATTTGTGATGGTCGCCAGTTACTTCGGCTCCGGATCGATCTTTATCGCTAGTTCCGCCGGCGTCCGCTACGGCTACTCGCTTCTGTGGGCCGTCATCGGTGCGGTTCTGCTTGGCTACATGGCTCAGGATATGAGCGCTCGTCTCGGTATCTTCGGGCAATCCTTGGCCACCTTTGCCAGAGAGAAACTCGGACGAACTGCCTCGACAGTGCTCATGATACTTTTGTCGATCGGCTGTGTCGCCTGGACCCTCGAACTCACCGCTGCTGTCGGGAAGGGAATCGTCGTGCTTCTCGGCCTCCAAGCGATCGGCTGGGCTCCCTTCGCATATCTGACCGGCGTTGCGGCCATTGTCGTCGGTATCCTCGGCTACGACTGGGTTGAAAAGATCATGGTCGCGATGATGTTCGCGCTACTCGGCAGCTACGTCCTCGTCGCCAGTGTCTCCTCGCCGGATATCGTCGCTGCAGCGACGGGGGTCGTCCCTGTACTTGGCGGCCTGGACGGGATGGTTCTGGCTATTTCTATTCTTGGAACCACGGCGCTGTGGCCCAACTTCTTCCTCGAATCTGAGCTCGTCGAAGAGAAAGGCTGGTCTGGCGCTGACGCGGTTCCTAACATGCGTCGAGATCTCGCCATCGGCTACACAGTCGGCGGCATCACTACTATTGCCATCGTCGTCGCTGCGGCCGCGGTGCTGCGACCGGCAGGCTACGAGCAACTCGAAACGTTCCTCACGCCTGGCAAAGCTATGGCCACTGTCCTCGGTGAGTGGGCGATGGTTGTCTTCCTCGTGGGAACCCTCGCAGCGGCCTTCAATAGTATCATTCCCATCATGTGGGCGCCCGCCTACATGATCCGCGAGACGCTGGGCGGTGAGTACGCCAATAGCCGGCGGACGTTCCTCGTCATCTACGTTGCTGGCGTCGCACTCGGTAGTCTCTCGCCGTTCATCCACCAGTACTTGGGACTCAGCGTCATCGATATGATTATCCTCTTCCCGGCGTACAACGCCGTAATTGGATTACCCATCACCGTTGCCCTACTGTTTTGGGCAGTCAACGACCCCGACGTAATGGGTGACCATACCAACGGTTGGCTGCTTAATATCCTCAACACTGCACTCATCTTGGTGGCAGCCTATTCAGTCTACAGTGCTGGCGGGCTGGTAATCGAGACGATTTTCACCGGCGGGTTGGCCGGATGA